A portion of the Arcobacter arenosus genome contains these proteins:
- the soxZ gene encoding thiosulfate oxidation carrier complex protein SoxZ encodes MAGKTRIKAKLKKGVVTVKALAKHDMLSNQEAKRAKKEANWITYIVAKVGETVVYEVSTSQFLSKNPYFKFSFNADELGIKKDDKLSFSWVDLKGNTQSDSMKIK; translated from the coding sequence ATGGCTGGAAAAACTAGAATCAAAGCAAAATTAAAAAAAGGTGTAGTTACTGTTAAAGCTCTTGCAAAACACGATATGTTATCAAATCAAGAAGCTAAAAGAGCTAAAAAAGAAGCAAACTGGATTACATATATTGTAGCTAAAGTTGGTGAAACTGTTGTTTATGAAGTATCTACTTCACAATTTTTATCAAAAAACCCTTACTTTAAATTTTCATTTAATGCAGATGAATTAGGAATTAAAAAAGATGATAAATTATCATTCTCATGGGTTGATTTAAAAGGTAATACTCAATCTGACAGTATGAAAATCAAATAA
- the soxA gene encoding sulfur oxidation c-type cytochrome SoxA, translating into MLLKIAKTTALIALTTVALNAADFNAQAEKDRIALIKYFEAKFEDPLKNRNTFFPYSTDDELKNNILGGLKKDDFAKGNYAFSKNGQASYYEIKEFPPTEEWVEVGEKLYNEEFANGKSFASCFPNPAEAGAMYPYFDEKKGEVQTLTQHINECLESNGEKKWGTSKGKMAHLQAFFAQAAQDEEKTVDVKIESKAAAEAYERGKEYYYTQRGYLKLNCANCHVQGAGQRVRNESLSQFIGQTTHFPVYRLKWAAATPNNDGLGTLERRMSGCVKDQGQVPPGNTSNEMKELLFFMAYMNNGMKFDGPDFRK; encoded by the coding sequence ATGTTGTTGAAAATAGCTAAAACTACTGCTTTAATTGCATTAACTACTGTTGCGCTAAATGCAGCTGACTTTAATGCACAAGCAGAAAAAGATAGAATTGCTTTAATCAAATATTTTGAAGCAAAATTTGAAGATCCATTAAAAAATAGAAATACTTTTTTCCCATATTCAACTGATGATGAGTTAAAAAACAATATTCTAGGTGGATTAAAAAAAGATGACTTTGCGAAAGGGAATTATGCTTTTTCTAAAAATGGTCAAGCTTCATATTATGAAATTAAAGAGTTCCCACCAACAGAAGAGTGGGTAGAAGTTGGAGAAAAACTTTATAATGAAGAGTTTGCAAATGGTAAATCTTTTGCATCTTGTTTCCCAAATCCTGCAGAAGCTGGTGCTATGTATCCATATTTTGATGAAAAAAAGGGCGAAGTACAAACTTTAACTCAGCATATCAATGAGTGCTTAGAATCAAATGGTGAAAAAAAATGGGGAACTTCAAAAGGTAAAATGGCTCATTTACAAGCTTTCTTTGCACAAGCAGCTCAAGATGAAGAAAAAACTGTTGATGTAAAAATTGAAAGTAAAGCAGCAGCTGAAGCTTATGAAAGAGGTAAAGAATATTATTATACTCAAAGAGGTTATCTAAAACTTAACTGTGCAAATTGTCACGTACAAGGGGCTGGTCAAAGAGTAAGAAATGAATCTCTATCTCAATTTATTGGTCAAACTACACACTTCCCAGTTTATAGATTAAAATGGGCAGCTGCAACACCAAATAATGATGGATTAGGTACATTAGAAAGAAGAATGTCAGGATGTGTTAAGGATCAAGGTCAAGTTCCTCCAGGTAACACAAGTAATGAGATGAAAGAATTACTATTCTTTATGGCTTACATGAATAATGGTATGAAATTTGATGGTCCAGACTTTAGAAAATAG
- a CDS encoding rhodanese-like domain-containing protein has protein sequence MTILKRFIITSAIAGICSTGSFAAEGSEKFVPALPGVKSIEMNLNGEKFTLMRNQTAGNKISPLYETTNRGTAQPIVIAPGVETLGELEFIEYMKKAQTDETIAVIDSRKPGWYAKLRIPGAVNVPYTNFDEKDTAIEMMEDEMGVVQKEDGTLDFSNAKTLALYCNGYWCGQTPGMVKKAKFSLLNMGYPAEKIKYYRGGMQAWTSLGYTVVGDGK, from the coding sequence ATGACAATTCTAAAGAGATTTATAATAACATCGGCAATTGCTGGTATTTGTTCAACTGGAAGTTTTGCAGCAGAGGGTAGTGAAAAGTTTGTTCCTGCATTACCAGGAGTAAAATCAATTGAGATGAATCTAAATGGTGAAAAATTTACACTGATGAGAAATCAAACTGCAGGTAATAAAATTTCACCACTTTATGAAACAACTAATAGAGGAACTGCTCAACCAATCGTTATCGCACCTGGTGTTGAAACTTTAGGTGAATTAGAGTTTATTGAGTATATGAAAAAAGCTCAAACAGATGAAACTATTGCTGTAATTGACTCAAGAAAGCCAGGTTGGTATGCAAAATTAAGAATTCCAGGAGCAGTAAATGTTCCATATACTAATTTTGATGAAAAAGATACAGCAATTGAGATGATGGAAGATGAAATGGGTGTTGTTCAAAAAGAAGATGGAACACTTGACTTTTCTAATGCTAAAACTTTAGCATTGTATTGTAATGGTTACTGGTGTGGACAAACTCCAGGAATGGTTAAAAAAGCTAAATTTTCACTTTTAAATATGGGATATCCAGCAGAAAAAATCAAATACTACAGAGGTGGTATGCAAGCTTGGACTTCTCTTGGATATACTGTTGTAGGTGATGGTAAATAA
- the soxB gene encoding thiosulfohydrolase SoxB: MSKLSRREFVYMMAVLGSAPVFANSHTRMLETTKNLEDYYKLKPYGNVRLMHMTDSHAQLLPVYFREPSVNLGFHGNYGKPPHIVGEKLLDYYGIKGNKRLEYAYSMVNFEKHAKAMGRTGGFAQIKTVVDFLRNSFGADKSLLLDGGDTWQGSWTALQTRGKDMVGAMNLLGVDVAVGHWEFTYNAQEVLDNVKELKAEFLAQNVKVKEDALFNETEIAQQAYDQDNGYAFKPYTIKEIGGARIAIIGQAFPYTTIANPQRFIEDWTFSINDEGMQELVDEVREEEKPDAVIVLSHNGYDTDKKMAEVVTGIDFIMGGHTHDGVPEAYPVKNENGVTYVCNAGSNGKFLNVLDLDVKDGKIVGHKFTLLPIFSDLIPEDPAMKKYIEDVRAPFKKDLDRVIATTEQTLFRRGNFNGSWDQIICDALIDVKGADISLSPGFRWGTSVMPGQDITFDDLATQTAMTYPETYARDISGKDIKLILEDVADNLFNEDPFYQQGGDMVRTGGISYKINPTAKMGERISEITLTKTGQKLDANKSYKVAGWSTVGAKSPGEPVWETVETYLQNVKHIANLKVDTPDIVGIKGNPGII, translated from the coding sequence ATGAGTAAATTAAGTAGAAGAGAATTTGTTTATATGATGGCAGTTTTAGGTTCTGCACCAGTTTTTGCTAATTCACACACAAGAATGCTAGAAACAACTAAGAACTTAGAAGATTATTATAAACTTAAGCCATATGGTAATGTAAGGCTAATGCATATGACAGATTCACATGCTCAATTACTACCTGTTTATTTTAGAGAACCAAGTGTAAACTTAGGTTTTCATGGAAATTATGGAAAACCACCACATATCGTAGGTGAAAAATTATTAGATTATTACGGAATTAAAGGTAATAAAAGACTTGAATATGCATACTCAATGGTGAATTTTGAGAAACATGCAAAAGCTATGGGAAGAACTGGTGGTTTTGCTCAAATTAAAACCGTAGTTGATTTTTTAAGAAATAGTTTTGGTGCAGATAAATCTTTACTATTAGATGGTGGTGATACATGGCAAGGTTCATGGACAGCACTTCAAACTAGAGGTAAAGATATGGTTGGTGCAATGAACCTTCTAGGTGTTGATGTTGCTGTTGGACACTGGGAATTTACTTATAATGCACAAGAAGTTCTTGATAATGTAAAAGAGTTAAAAGCTGAATTCTTAGCACAAAACGTAAAAGTTAAAGAAGATGCATTATTTAATGAAACTGAAATTGCTCAACAAGCTTACGATCAAGATAATGGTTATGCTTTCAAACCATATACAATCAAAGAAATTGGTGGAGCAAGAATCGCTATTATTGGTCAAGCATTTCCATATACAACTATTGCAAATCCACAAAGATTTATCGAAGATTGGACATTCTCAATCAATGATGAAGGGATGCAAGAATTAGTAGATGAAGTTAGAGAAGAAGAAAAACCAGATGCAGTAATTGTTCTTTCTCATAACGGTTATGATACTGATAAAAAAATGGCAGAAGTTGTAACTGGTATTGACTTTATTATGGGTGGTCACACTCATGATGGTGTACCTGAAGCATATCCTGTTAAAAATGAAAACGGTGTTACTTATGTATGTAATGCTGGATCAAACGGTAAATTCTTAAATGTATTAGATTTAGATGTAAAAGATGGAAAAATTGTAGGTCATAAATTTACTTTACTTCCAATTTTCTCTGATTTAATTCCAGAAGATCCAGCGATGAAAAAATACATCGAAGATGTAAGAGCACCATTTAAAAAAGACCTAGATAGAGTTATTGCTACAACTGAGCAAACTTTATTTAGAAGAGGTAACTTTAATGGTTCTTGGGACCAAATTATTTGTGATGCTTTAATTGATGTAAAAGGTGCTGATATTTCACTTTCTCCTGGATTTAGATGGGGAACATCTGTTATGCCTGGTCAAGATATCACATTTGATGACTTAGCTACTCAAACAGCTATGACATATCCTGAAACATACGCAAGAGATATTTCTGGTAAAGATATTAAATTAATTTTAGAAGATGTAGCAGATAACTTGTTTAATGAAGACCCATTCTACCAACAAGGTGGGGATATGGTTAGAACAGGTGGTATCTCATATAAAATTAATCCTACTGCTAAAATGGGAGAAAGAATATCTGAAATTACGCTAACTAAAACTGGTCAAAAACTTGATGCTAATAAATCATATAAAGTTGCTGGTTGGTCTACTGTTGGTGCAAAATCTCCAGGAGAACCAGTATGGGAAACAGTTGAAACTTATCTTCAAAATGTTAAACATATTGCTAATCTTAAAGTTGATACTCCAGATATTGTTGGTATCAAAGGAAATCCAGGAATCATTTAA
- a CDS encoding thioredoxin family protein — MIIRRTIFLFTILAFFVSLKADFKEGKVLFEEKCASCHGEYISFKKLKENFFERNNNLLNLTIPTQNMLAWAIMEGSKKVGDPNDSEMRIVEIEEYLKSYLANPDINNTVCDNHVVKYYKEKEPMEISEDEATLLAEYFMGYKADRLKRFPKPVKVLKDNNDGKIIKEALEKNKQIIVFATAQSCYFCKKMKHEVLDLTEVQEAIAEDYIFIEVDVDYVALPFGLNKRFKGMTPTFFILTTSGQLINTYPGAWDRKDFLGILKENL; from the coding sequence ATGATTATTAGAAGGACAATTTTTTTATTTACAATCTTAGCTTTTTTTGTAAGTTTAAAAGCAGATTTTAAAGAGGGGAAAGTTTTATTTGAAGAGAAGTGTGCATCATGCCATGGAGAATATATTTCATTTAAAAAATTAAAAGAGAATTTTTTTGAAAGAAACAATAATTTATTAAATTTAACTATTCCAACACAAAATATGTTAGCTTGGGCTATTATGGAAGGTAGTAAAAAAGTTGGTGACCCAAATGACTCTGAAATGAGGATTGTAGAAATTGAAGAGTATTTAAAAAGTTATCTGGCAAATCCAGATATTAACAATACTGTATGTGATAATCATGTTGTTAAATACTACAAAGAAAAAGAACCAATGGAAATAAGTGAAGATGAAGCTACTTTGTTAGCTGAGTATTTCATGGGATATAAAGCTGATAGATTAAAAAGATTTCCTAAGCCAGTAAAAGTTTTAAAAGATAATAATGATGGGAAGATTATAAAAGAAGCTTTAGAAAAAAATAAACAAATTATAGTGTTTGCTACAGCTCAAAGTTGTTATTTTTGTAAGAAGATGAAACATGAAGTGCTTGATTTAACAGAGGTACAAGAAGCAATAGCAGAAGATTATATATTTATAGAAGTTGATGTTGATTATGTTGCCTTACCTTTTGGTTTAAATAAAAGATTTAAAGGTATGACACCAACATTTTTTATTTTAACTACTTCGGGACAATTAATTAATACTTATCCTGGTGCTTGGGATAGAAAAGACTTTTTAGGAATATTAAAGGAAAATTTATGA
- a CDS encoding MOSC domain-containing protein, whose product MIIHKVIDIFSAKKGQSGLPRPKVDKLELILDFGIKDDKFAGKDIDKAVMIVGKTTYELAKENNINIEYGSLGENILFDFNPHDYHIGTIFEIGEAQIQITENCTICNHLAVFDDDLPIIVQDCRGIYCKILKSGEIKKGSTVKIIEKQHNVA is encoded by the coding sequence ATGATTATACATAAGGTAATAGATATTTTTAGTGCAAAAAAAGGTCAAAGTGGTTTACCTAGACCAAAAGTTGATAAATTAGAGTTAATTTTAGATTTTGGGATAAAAGATGATAAATTTGCTGGTAAAGATATAGATAAAGCCGTAATGATTGTTGGTAAAACTACATATGAATTAGCTAAAGAAAACAATATAAATATTGAGTATGGTAGTTTAGGAGAAAATATATTGTTTGATTTTAATCCTCATGATTATCATATTGGAACTATTTTTGAAATTGGTGAAGCACAAATTCAAATCACTGAAAACTGCACTATTTGTAACCACTTAGCAGTATTTGATGATGATTTACCAATTATAGTCCAAGATTGTAGGGGAATATATTGTAAAATTCTAAAATCTGGTGAAATAAAAAAAGGTTCAACAGTAAAAATTATAGAAAAGCAACATAACGTTGCATAA
- a CDS encoding DsrE family protein, whose translation MKSFLIVILLTVFSFAESTFSDPQPTFENPRKVAIQLYDSDLKKVDHNLSTIYNILKEYPEESLKVVVIAYGNGVRALMKNYDQKALTRIKSLMEYDVEFIICRNTMETMKWTEDDFIDDVSYVQAGIVEVIERQISGYVGIIAY comes from the coding sequence ATGAAAAGTTTTTTAATAGTTATTTTATTAACTGTATTTAGTTTTGCCGAATCAACTTTTAGTGACCCTCAACCAACATTTGAGAACCCAAGAAAAGTAGCAATACAATTATATGATTCAGACTTAAAAAAAGTAGATCATAATTTGAGTACAATTTATAATATTTTAAAAGAATATCCAGAAGAGAGTTTAAAAGTAGTTGTAATTGCTTATGGAAATGGTGTTAGAGCATTAATGAAAAATTATGATCAAAAAGCTTTAACAAGAATCAAGTCTTTAATGGAATATGATGTAGAGTTTATTATATGTAGAAATACTATGGAAACAATGAAATGGACCGAAGATGATTTTATTGATGATGTTTCTTATGTTCAAGCAGGTATCGTTGAAGTTATTGAGAGACAAATATCTGGCTATGTAGGAATAATCGCTTACTAA
- a CDS encoding alpha/beta fold hydrolase, translating into MLKKVLIFISIFLVSLSLNAKEISKSDCDSLGEDFVFAGGECIETRTFEGDSNNHIMIIVHGTWDEGTNTLGRYAPFAETMNLNTDLTTIAVALPGYSNSSTNKFKALAHEGVKNLSSNKEYILFLGELVNALKDKYEATTVTYIGHSAGARMGATLTGLKPGLIQNIALAGGSYFTKDDEKGKNSVSFNDVIKNANKDTKYLFIYGTADKISKPEATTKFFDVAKENGLNAKLVKVEGAEHIDLDMTNTSVEAIINMIEEE; encoded by the coding sequence ATGTTAAAAAAAGTGTTAATTTTTATCTCGATTTTTTTAGTTTCATTGAGTTTGAATGCAAAAGAAATCTCTAAAAGTGATTGTGACTCTTTAGGTGAAGATTTTGTTTTTGCAGGTGGTGAATGTATTGAAACAAGAACCTTTGAAGGTGATTCAAATAATCATATTATGATTATAGTTCATGGTACATGGGATGAGGGGACAAATACACTTGGAAGATATGCACCCTTTGCAGAAACAATGAATTTAAATACAGATTTAACTACTATAGCAGTAGCTCTTCCTGGATATTCAAATTCATCAACAAACAAATTCAAAGCATTAGCCCATGAAGGGGTTAAAAATCTTTCTTCAAATAAAGAATATATACTATTTTTAGGTGAGTTAGTAAATGCTTTAAAAGATAAGTATGAAGCTACAACTGTAACCTATATAGGTCATAGTGCAGGTGCAAGAATGGGCGCAACTTTAACAGGATTAAAACCTGGACTAATTCAAAATATAGCATTAGCAGGTGGAAGCTATTTTACAAAAGATGATGAAAAAGGAAAAAACTCAGTATCTTTTAATGATGTAATTAAAAATGCAAATAAAGACACAAAATATTTATTTATCTATGGAACTGCAGATAAAATTTCAAAACCTGAGGCTACTACTAAATTTTTTGATGTTGCTAAAGAAAATGGCTTAAATGCAAAACTTGTAAAAGTTGAGGGTGCAGAACATATAGATTTAGATATGACGAATACCTCAGTTGAAGCTATTATTAATATGATAGAGGAAGAGTAA
- a CDS encoding HD domain-containing phosphohydrolase codes for MNKKKQLQFNLNNFLLSISLVLDLVEKDLKNTKKNHSRRIAFISLKLGERFQLSPQEMADLCAYCLLHNVALKKINEYDKEYFNLAQNLADKLPFLCKYDDVLKYHQEHYDGSSFFGLKENEIPFLSQIISFSHIIDTNFDFLDENVQLKKDIKNFIEENEDKLFSKDISDMFLDISSTVDFWLDIQNENDILFFIFSTLYDFTIEPTFEEVLDITSTFTILNEENENILDKCSKMADFYNFEHKDKQTFLIAASLYNIGKLAIPSKILNKPGNLNESEFEIMKTYPYYTKKILTNLMGFNDISNWASRAQERVDGKGYPYKLSGKDLSLKDRLMAVLNVYQSLTTKKSYRDKYNHKEAINIMLELSEEGTLDKTIVKDVKKQLG; via the coding sequence ATGAATAAGAAAAAACAGCTACAGTTTAATTTAAATAATTTTTTATTATCAATATCTTTAGTACTGGATTTAGTTGAAAAAGATTTAAAAAATACTAAAAAAAATCACTCAAGGAGAATTGCTTTTATTTCTTTGAAATTAGGGGAAAGATTTCAACTAAGTCCTCAGGAAATGGCAGATTTATGTGCATACTGTTTACTTCATAATGTAGCATTAAAAAAAATCAATGAATATGATAAAGAATATTTTAATTTAGCTCAAAATCTAGCAGATAAGCTACCTTTTTTATGTAAATATGATGATGTATTAAAATATCATCAAGAGCACTACGATGGTTCTTCCTTTTTTGGTTTAAAAGAGAATGAGATCCCTTTTTTATCACAAATTATATCGTTTTCACATATTATTGATACTAATTTTGATTTTTTAGATGAAAATGTACAATTAAAAAAAGATATTAAAAATTTTATTGAAGAAAATGAAGATAAACTTTTTTCAAAAGATATTTCAGATATGTTTTTAGATATATCATCAACCGTAGATTTTTGGCTTGATATTCAAAATGAAAATGACATATTATTTTTTATCTTTTCTACATTATATGATTTTACAATCGAACCAACATTTGAAGAGGTTTTAGATATTACTTCAACTTTTACTATATTAAATGAAGAGAATGAAAATATACTAGATAAATGTTCAAAAATGGCAGATTTTTATAATTTTGAGCATAAAGATAAACAAACTTTTTTAATCGCAGCATCATTATATAATATTGGGAAATTAGCTATACCTAGCAAAATTTTAAATAAACCTGGTAACTTAAATGAAAGTGAATTTGAGATAATGAAAACTTATCCCTATTACACAAAAAAGATTTTAACTAACTTAATGGGTTTTAATGATATTTCAAATTGGGCATCAAGAGCTCAAGAAAGAGTTGATGGAAAAGGTTATCCTTATAAACTTTCAGGGAAAGACTTAAGTTTAAAAGATAGACTAATGGCCGTTTTAAATGTTTATCAATCACTTACTACAAAAAAATCTTATAGAGATAAATATAATCACAAAGAAGCAATTAATATCATGCTAGAGTTGTCAGAAGAGGGCACTTTAGATAAAACTATTGTAAAAGATGTAAAAAAACAGTTGGGGTAA
- a CDS encoding rhodanese-like domain-containing protein produces the protein MKIFLFIILLFSFSFSYDYDLKNVGVEIEANDKIIKIKRIEDQDCLLINGANPENLFSGDYAKEGLPKACVKKFLTTMGKITPMKINDKIETIGELEVIKFIEKSQTNKNMLLIDSRLPDWYLQFTIPTAENIPFTYFNKNKYPDDFYDALEMIGVKEISKDKYDFSKAKELVLFCNGAWCPQSSFAIENLIKLGFPQEKIKWYRGGIYSWKLLNLTTVAE, from the coding sequence ATGAAAATTTTTTTATTTATAATTTTATTGTTTAGTTTTTCATTTTCTTACGATTATGATTTAAAAAATGTTGGTGTAGAGATTGAAGCCAATGATAAAATAATTAAAATCAAAAGAATTGAGGATCAGGATTGTCTTTTAATAAATGGGGCAAACCCTGAAAACCTATTTTCTGGAGATTATGCAAAAGAGGGTTTACCAAAAGCTTGTGTTAAAAAATTTCTTACCACCATGGGAAAAATTACTCCTATGAAAATCAATGATAAAATTGAAACAATTGGAGAGTTAGAAGTTATAAAGTTTATTGAAAAATCACAAACTAATAAAAATATGCTTTTGATAGATTCAAGATTGCCCGATTGGTACTTACAGTTTACTATTCCAACTGCCGAAAATATCCCTTTTACATATTTTAATAAAAATAAATACCCTGATGACTTTTATGATGCATTAGAAATGATTGGGGTAAAAGAGATTTCAAAAGACAAATATGATTTTTCAAAGGCTAAAGAGTTAGTTTTATTTTGTAATGGTGCTTGGTGTCCACAATCAAGTTTCGCAATTGAAAACTTAATAAAACTTGGTTTCCCTCAAGAAAAGATTAAATGGTATAGAGGTGGAATCTATTCATGGAAGCTTTTAAATTTAACAACAGTTGCGGAGTAA
- a CDS encoding DMT family transporter: MIKDVAYKYALISVFLWSTVATAFKYSLKYLSPEQLVFFASLCSLLTLLIVLLIQKKFNLIFTYIKNNTLLVLILGAINPFLYYLVLFKAYDLLPAQEAQAINYTWALMLAFLSVPFLKQKLKLKDIVAGIICYFGVLIISTKGEPFSLNFSNLDGVFLALLSTILWSLYWIFNTKSKADPVVSLFCNFLFALPMIFIYVLLTDSFEITNINGLLGAIYVGLFEMGITFLFWLKAMQTTNNTSRIANLIFISPFLSLVFIYFILKEPIYVSTLFGLLFIIFGLIIQQKKQ; the protein is encoded by the coding sequence ATGATAAAAGATGTTGCATACAAATATGCATTAATTTCTGTTTTTTTATGGTCAACTGTTGCAACTGCATTTAAATACTCATTAAAGTACCTAAGCCCTGAACAACTTGTTTTTTTTGCTTCTTTATGTTCATTACTCACTCTATTAATTGTTTTGTTGATACAAAAAAAATTTAATTTAATTTTTACATATATTAAAAATAATACTTTACTTGTTTTAATATTAGGTGCAATCAACCCATTTTTATATTATCTTGTTTTATTTAAAGCTTATGATTTATTACCAGCTCAAGAAGCACAGGCAATAAACTACACTTGGGCTTTAATGTTGGCTTTCCTTTCTGTACCATTTTTAAAACAAAAATTAAAGCTAAAGGATATTGTTGCAGGGATAATTTGTTATTTTGGGGTTTTGATTATTTCTACAAAAGGGGAACCCTTTTCATTAAATTTTTCAAATTTAGATGGTGTATTCTTAGCATTGTTAAGTACAATCCTTTGGTCTTTATATTGGATTTTTAATACAAAGTCTAAGGCAGACCCAGTTGTAAGTCTATTTTGTAACTTTTTATTTGCTTTACCAATGATATTTATTTATGTACTTTTAACTGATAGTTTTGAAATTACAAATATAAATGGTTTATTAGGTGCTATTTATGTTGGATTATTTGAAATGGGTATTACATTTTTGTTTTGGTTAAAAGCAATGCAAACAACAAATAATACGTCAAGAATAGCAAATCTAATTTTTATTTCCCCATTTCTTTCTTTAGTATTCATATATTTTATACTAAAAGAGCCAATATATGTCTCAACACTATTTGGTTTACTATTTATTATCTTTGGTCTTATTATTCAACAAAAAAAACAATAA
- a CDS encoding branched-chain amino acid ABC transporter substrate-binding protein codes for MKLTKIVSALALSGAVATSLFAADTVKIGVQAPITGKYANEGQSIDNFVRLIVDEKNAQGGLLGKQIEVVTCDDEAKAQKAAVCAKKLTNAGVFAVIGSYTSGATEAAQTTYYRKKVLQTSDGTSDSLIEKKYWTFFRNSFPNSAQSDFTADYFVNVKKYKNIVVLSDYSSYSAGLGDATEASIKKIGGNVIFRGKIKSGTQNFTAVLTKIKAMNPDVIYYSGYYTDGGLLRAQQIQLGIEADFVGGDSNDNPDFFKLAGNASAGTVLINFPTPEILPYKEAKKYLGDYKARFKMDPPSIWPVTNADGLRAVIEGVEKTNSFDTKKISDYIRNEMKDFPGITGPFNIREDGERVGAKFVVYKLKNDGTKEVVGQ; via the coding sequence ATGAAATTAACTAAAATTGTTAGTGCCTTAGCACTAAGTGGGGCAGTTGCAACTTCATTGTTCGCAGCAGATACAGTTAAAATTGGTGTTCAAGCACCTATTACAGGTAAATATGCAAATGAAGGTCAAAGTATAGATAACTTTGTTAGACTTATTGTTGATGAAAAAAATGCACAAGGTGGACTACTTGGTAAACAAATCGAAGTTGTAACTTGTGATGATGAAGCAAAAGCTCAAAAAGCAGCTGTATGTGCTAAAAAATTAACAAACGCAGGAGTATTTGCGGTAATTGGTTCATATACTTCGGGAGCTACTGAAGCAGCTCAAACAACATATTATAGAAAAAAAGTATTACAAACTTCTGATGGTACTTCTGATTCTTTAATTGAGAAAAAATATTGGACTTTCTTTAGAAACTCATTTCCTAACTCAGCTCAAAGTGATTTTACAGCTGATTATTTTGTAAATGTTAAAAAATACAAAAACATTGTTGTTCTTTCTGATTATTCTTCATATTCAGCAGGACTTGGTGATGCAACAGAAGCTTCAATTAAAAAAATTGGTGGTAATGTAATTTTTAGAGGAAAGATTAAATCAGGTACTCAAAACTTTACAGCAGTACTTACAAAAATTAAAGCAATGAATCCAGATGTAATCTATTATTCAGGTTATTATACAGATGGTGGACTTTTAAGAGCTCAACAAATTCAATTAGGAATTGAAGCGGACTTTGTAGGTGGTGATTCAAATGACAACCCTGATTTCTTTAAATTAGCTGGTAATGCATCTGCTGGTACTGTTTTAATCAACTTCCCAACACCTGAGATTCTTCCTTATAAAGAAGCAAAAAAATATTTAGGTGATTATAAAGCTAGGTTTAAAATGGATCCTCCATCAATTTGGCCTGTAACTAATGCAGATGGTTTAAGAGCAGTTATTGAAGGTGTAGAAAAAACAAACTCTTTTGATACTAAGAAAATTTCTGATTATATTAGAAATGAAATGAAAGACTTCCCTGGAATTACTGGACCATTTAATATTAGAGAAGATGGTGAAAGAGTAGGGGCTAAATTTGTTGTATACAAATTAAAAAATGACGGAACTAAAGAAGTAGTTGGTCAATAA